One Labeo rohita strain BAU-BD-2019 chromosome 12, IGBB_LRoh.1.0, whole genome shotgun sequence genomic region harbors:
- the zgc:86738 gene encoding transmembrane protein 150A-like yields MSLWFLVPISLPVFTLPGIWTIYAMALYNQHVCPVNNWVYNSTCQTSLDLQSGSDLCCTLENIPLISKCGGVPPESCWFSLLCSAASFVVIVIGLLRYAQLIHKHSNSVLNIEGLFAGWLCAAGLMIVGNFQVDHAKVLHYVGAGLAFPASLLFVCVQTLLSYRAAETQRDFQLAHLRLTLTTLAFTTLILSGVFFIQESFVLQHAAAILEWIFAIIVLLFYSSFSLEFGSISSETLTALIARQDGVSEEGRKLEKV; encoded by the exons ATGTCTCTGTGGTTTCTGGTTCCCATCAGTTTGCCTGTGTTCACACTGCCTGGCATTTGGACCAT ATATGCGATGGCCCTTTACAATCAGCACGTTTGTCCTGTGAATAACTG ggtGTATAACTCAACCTGTCAGACATCTTTGGATCTTCAGAGCGGATCTGATCTGTGCTGCACGCTGGAAAACATCCCACTCATCAG TAAATGTGGCGGTGTTCCTCCAGAGAGCTGCTGGTTCAGTCTGCTGTGCAGCGCTGCTTCATTTGTGG TGATTGTGATTGGACTGCTCCGTTACGCTCAGCTCATCCATAAGCACAGCAACAGCGTGTTGAACATCGAGGGTCTGTTTGCCGGATGGCTCTGTGCTGCAGGACTCATGATTGTGGGAAACTTCCAA GTGGACCATGCTAAAGTTCTTCATTATGTGGGTGCGGGTCTGGCCTTCCCTGCCAGTCTGCTGTTTGTGTGCGTGCAGACGCTGCTGTCGTACCGTGCAGCCGAGACACAGAGAGACTTCCAGTTGGCTCATCTGCGGCTGACGCTCACCACACTGGCCTTCACCACCCTCATACTCA GTGGTGTGTTTTTCATCCAGGAGAGTTTTGTTCTCCAGCACGCAGCTGCCATATTGGAATGGATCTTTGCCATCATCGTGCTGCTGTTTTACAGCTCGTTCTCTCTCGAGTTCGGCTCCATCTCTTCAGAAACACTCACCGCTCTGATAGCGAGACAAGACGGTGTGTCTGAGGAGGGACGGAAACTAGAGAAAGTCTAG
- the dydc2 gene encoding DPY30 domain containing 2 isoform X3: MDSQYVSGTLAVCLSQGLAELLEQRPPDPIEFLALWILKYKHNQELQQQKLAYQRLLEEEQQRLQAESLHQKLLQDEETRIRAAQEQIQHEPESADESKLSPPDQGEDETDAAQDPGDQTESESVKEPTDPPAEDQEANKEESGEAVAGEEQTPEILNTDQSQSQEEHSDTQKEPDVPSEENKADPEKTEEDSDERQMETQDKESGRPEDTEDASGPAARPEEPDDGVQPQEEEDKA; this comes from the exons ATGGACTCGCAGTACGTGAGCGGGACTCTGGCGGTCTGTCTCTCTCAGGGACTCGCGGAGCTGCTCGAGCAGAGGCCGCCGGATCCCATCGAGTTCCTGGCGCTCTGGATCCTCAAATACAAGCACAACCAGGAGCTCCAGCAACAG AAATTAGCTTACCAGAGACTGTTAGAGGAGGAGCAGCAGCGGCTTCAAGCTGAAAGTCTCCATCAGAAACTCCTGCAGGACGAGGAGACGCGGATCAGAGCCGCACAGGAGCAGATCCAG CATGAACCTGAATCAGCAGACGAGAGCAAACTCAGTCCTCCAGATCAGGGTGAAGATGAG ACAGATGCTGCACAAGATCCTGGAGATCAGACGGAGTCAGAGTCAGTGAAAGAGCCCACAGATCCACCAGCAGAAGATCAG GAGGCAAATAAGGAGGAATCTGGTGAAGCTGTTGCAGGTGAGGAACAAACCCCTGAGATCCTGAACACTGACCAATCACAGTCTCAGGAGGAGCACAGCGACACACAG aaggAGCCAGACGTCCCATCTGAAGAGAACAAAGCTGATCCTGAGAAGACAGAAGAAGACTCTGATGAGAGACAGATGGAAACACAGGACAAA GAATCAGGAAGACCTGAAGATACTGAAGATGCGTCAGGACCAGCAGCGAGACCTGAGGAACCGGACGACGGCGTCCAACCACAG GAGGAAGAGGATAAAGCCTAA
- the dydc2 gene encoding DPY30 domain containing 2 isoform X1 → MDSQYVSGTLAVCLSQGLAELLEQRPPDPIEFLALWILKYKHNQELQQQKLAYQRLLEEEQQRLQAESLHQKLLQDEETRIRAAQEQIQHEPESADESKLSPPDQGEDEQTDAAQDPGDQTESESVKEPTDPPAEDQEANKEESGEAVAGEEQTPEILNTDQSQSQEEHSDTQKEPDVPSEENKADPEKTEEDSDERQMETQDKESGRPEDTEDASGPAARPEEPDDGVQPQEEEDKA, encoded by the exons ATGGACTCGCAGTACGTGAGCGGGACTCTGGCGGTCTGTCTCTCTCAGGGACTCGCGGAGCTGCTCGAGCAGAGGCCGCCGGATCCCATCGAGTTCCTGGCGCTCTGGATCCTCAAATACAAGCACAACCAGGAGCTCCAGCAACAG AAATTAGCTTACCAGAGACTGTTAGAGGAGGAGCAGCAGCGGCTTCAAGCTGAAAGTCTCCATCAGAAACTCCTGCAGGACGAGGAGACGCGGATCAGAGCCGCACAGGAGCAGATCCAG CATGAACCTGAATCAGCAGACGAGAGCAAACTCAGTCCTCCAGATCAGGGTGAAGATGAG CAGACAGATGCTGCACAAGATCCTGGAGATCAGACGGAGTCAGAGTCAGTGAAAGAGCCCACAGATCCACCAGCAGAAGATCAG GAGGCAAATAAGGAGGAATCTGGTGAAGCTGTTGCAGGTGAGGAACAAACCCCTGAGATCCTGAACACTGACCAATCACAGTCTCAGGAGGAGCACAGCGACACACAG aaggAGCCAGACGTCCCATCTGAAGAGAACAAAGCTGATCCTGAGAAGACAGAAGAAGACTCTGATGAGAGACAGATGGAAACACAGGACAAA GAATCAGGAAGACCTGAAGATACTGAAGATGCGTCAGGACCAGCAGCGAGACCTGAGGAACCGGACGACGGCGTCCAACCACAG GAGGAAGAGGATAAAGCCTAA
- the mmp21 gene encoding matrix metallopeptidase-21 — protein sequence MLVVIRLIFILRISIIFISGEKVFHSRDHSDGMNDIHQAQLITDTDTAQRFLSKYGFIKAADGDESQILEEAVGEKDVSLSLDLQEGGTTSRSSSPDLRFVSALKEFQRVSGLPVTGVFDDATKAAMNKPRCGVPDQDEKLESTEQELNDTAESNSTTTHNHTDAAVNATDAANNTEPHVPKQRHLAALLRNRRKRDASEWTGHMAFSKSLLKWRLIGEGYSSQLSIDEQKYIFRLAFRMWSEVSPLQFVEDVHSPLEDIDIRLGFGTGRHLGCSQRFDGAGREFAHAWFLGDIHFDDDEHFTVPNTGSGISLLKVAVHEIGHVLGLPHIYRPGSIMQPSYLPQDAGFEIDWMDRKSIQSLYGVCTGRFSTVFDWIRKEQTPYGEVVVRFNTYFMRDGWYWLYENRNNRTRYGDPVAVQVGWHGLPSSGVDAYVHVWNRKTDAVYFFKGVQYWRYDSENDQVFTEDSDGRSYPRLISEGFPGVSGPVDTAYYDRRDAHIYFFKGSQVFRFDVRVNRLAASSPQKITEVFPAVVPGNHPVGNLDAAYFSYTHNTVFLMKGSWFWRMVSGRDRRRSGSLPPNGLMPRRDVEQQWFDICDVHSSSLRTTRRR from the exons ATGCTGGTTGTGATCCGGCTGATCTTCATCCTCCGGATCAGCATCATCTTCATCAGCGGGGAGAAAGTCTTCCACAGCAGAGATCATTCAGATGGGATGAACGACATCCATCAGGCTCAACTCATCACCGACACCGACACTGCGCAG CGGTTTCTGTCTAAGTACGGCTTCATAAAGGCTGCAGACGGTGATGAGTCTCAAATCCTGGAAGAAGCTGTAGGTGAGAAGGACGTCAGTCTCTCTCTGGATCTTCAGGAAGGAGGAACCACGTCTAGATCCAGCAGTCCTGATCTCCGGTTCGTCTCGGCCCTGAAGGAGTTCCAGCGGGTGTCCGGTCTGCCCGtcacaggtgtgtttgatgacGCCACCAAGGCAGCCATGAATAAACCCAGATGTGGAGTCCCGGATCAGGATGAGAAGCTAGAATCTACTGAACAAGAGCTGAACGACACAGCCGAGTCCAACAGCACCACGACACACAATCACACTGATGCTGCTGTGAACGCCACTGATGCAGCCAACAATACTGAGCCTCACGTGCCGAAACAACGCCACCTGGCGGCGCTTCTGAGGAACAGGAGGAAGAGGGACGCGAGCGAGTGGACGGGACACATGGCCTTCTCCAAGAGCCTCCTGAAGTGGCGTCTGATCGGAGAAGGATACAGCAGTCAGCTGTCCATCGACGAGCAGAAGTACATCTTCAGACTGGCCTTCCGCATGTGGAGCGAAGTCTCTCCGCTGCAGTTCGTGGAGGACGTTCACTCGCCTCTGGAGGACATCGACATCAGACTGGGCTTTGGGACAG GTCGTCATCTGGGCTGCTCTCAGCGGTTTGACGGCGCGGGACGAGAGTTCGCTCACGCCTGGTTCCTCGGAGACATTCATTTTGATGATGATGAACATTTCACCGTCCCAAACACGGGCAGCGGGATCAGTCTTCTAAAG GTAGCGGTTCATGAGATCGGTCATGTTTTAGGGCTTCCTCACATCTACCGTCCCGGGTCCATCATGCAGCCCAGCTACCTTCCTCAGGACGCTGGCTTTGAGATCGACTGGATGGACAGAAAATCCATTCAGAGCCTGTACG GTGTGTGTACGGGTCGCTTCAGCACCGTGTTTGACTGGATCAGGAAGGAGCAGACGCCGTACGGTGAGGTCGTTGTGCGCTTCAACACCTACTTCATGCGGGACGGCTGGTACTGGCTCTATGAGAACCGTAATAACCGGACACGCTACGGGGATCCGGTGGCGGTGCAGGTGGGCTGGCACGGGCTTCCGTCCAGCGGCGTGGACGCTTACGTTCACGTGTGGAACCGCAAAACAGACGCTGTctacttttttaaag GTGTGCAGTACTGGCGTTATGACAGTGAGAATGATCAGGTGTTCACTGAAGACTCAGACGGCCGCTCGTATCCTCGTCTGATCTCCGAAGGTTTTCCCGGCGTGTCTGGACCAGTGGACACCGCATACTACGACCGGAGAGATGCTCACATCTACTTCTTCAAAGGCTCACAG GTGTTCAGGTTTGATGTGCGCGTGAACCGCTTGGCTGCTTCTTCCCCACAAAAAATCACAGAGGTGTTTCCCGCCGTTGTTCCTGGAAACCATCCCGTGGGTAACCTGGACGCGGCTTATTTCTCATACACTCACAACACGGTGTTCCTGATGAAGGGCTCGTGGTTCTGGCGGATGGTGAGCGGCAGAGATCGCAGACGGAGCGGCTCTCTGCCGCCGAACGGCCTGATGCCCCGCAGAGACGTGGAGCAGCAGTGGTTCGACATCTGCGACGTTCACAGCAGCTCTCTGAGAACCACACGCAGACGATGA
- the zgc:92749 gene encoding elongation of very long chain fatty acids protein 6-like translates to MKMNEFLHAFDFESQFDDRVAFEWFQHNWGTSFVLSATYAAVIFLGRVFMKDRQKLDLRTPLMLWSFCLAVFSIMGALRTSWYMFNKVTSHGLLESVCDTEFYSAPVSKFWAYAFTLSKAPELGDTVFIVLRKQRLIFLHWYHHITVLLYTWYSYRDRVAGGGWFMTMNYIVHAFMYSYYTIKAAGKRVPRPFAMLITLMQITQMIVGSSVLLLVYRWKHDVHCISTMHNIVYGSVMYLSYLLLFSIFFYQTYLKRSGDGEDKKRVKRE, encoded by the exons ATGAAGATGAACGAGTTCCTTCACGCGTTTGACTTCGAGAGTCAGTTTGACGATCGCGTCGCGTTTGAATGGTTTCAGCACAACTG GGGCACATCGTTTGTTCTGTCGGCCACGTATGCAGCGGTTATATTTCTTGGACGCGTCTTTATGAAGGACAGGCAGAAGTTGGACTTGCGGACGCCTCTCATGCTCTGGTCATTTTGTCTGGCCGTATTCAG taTAATGGGAGCGCTGCGGACGAGCTGGTACATGTTCAATAAGGTGACGTCACACGGGCTCCTGGAGTCTGTGTGTGACACGGAGTTCTACAGCGCCCCCGTCAGCAAGTTCTGGGCGTACGCGTTCACTCTGAGTAAAGCGCCTGAACTCG GTGACACGGTGTTCATCGTCCTGCGTAAGCAGCGTCTGATCTTCCTGCACTGGTATCATCACATCACCGTCCTGCTCTACACCTGGTACTCGTACAGAGACCGCGTGGCCGGCGGCGGCTGGTTCATGACCATGAACTACATCGTCCACGCGTTCATGTACAGCTACTACACCATTAAAGCGGCCGGCAAGCGTGTGCCGCGACCCTTCGCCATGCTGATCACGCTCATGCAGATCACGCAGATGATCGTGGGCTCGAGCGTGCTGCTGCTCGTCTACCGCTGGAAACACGACGTCCACTGCATCTCCACCATGCACAACATCGTCTACGGCTCTGTCATGTACCTCAGCTACCTGCTGCTCTTCTCCATCTTCTTCTATCAGACCTACCTCAAACGCTCGGGAGACGGAGAAGACAAGAAGAGAGTGAAACGAGAGTGA
- the dydc2 gene encoding DPY30 domain containing 2 isoform X4 has translation MDSQYVSGTLAVCLSQGLAELLEQRPPDPIEFLALWILKYKHNQELQQQKLAYQRLLEEEQQRLQAESLHQKLLQDEETRIRAAQEQIQHEPESADESKLSPPDQGEDEQTDAAQDPGDQTESESVKEPTDPPAEDQEANKEESGEAVAGEEQTPEILNTDQSQSQEEHSDTQEPDVPSEENKADPEKTEEDSDERQMETQDKESGRPEDTEDASGPAARPEEPDDGVQPQEEEDKA, from the exons ATGGACTCGCAGTACGTGAGCGGGACTCTGGCGGTCTGTCTCTCTCAGGGACTCGCGGAGCTGCTCGAGCAGAGGCCGCCGGATCCCATCGAGTTCCTGGCGCTCTGGATCCTCAAATACAAGCACAACCAGGAGCTCCAGCAACAG AAATTAGCTTACCAGAGACTGTTAGAGGAGGAGCAGCAGCGGCTTCAAGCTGAAAGTCTCCATCAGAAACTCCTGCAGGACGAGGAGACGCGGATCAGAGCCGCACAGGAGCAGATCCAG CATGAACCTGAATCAGCAGACGAGAGCAAACTCAGTCCTCCAGATCAGGGTGAAGATGAG CAGACAGATGCTGCACAAGATCCTGGAGATCAGACGGAGTCAGAGTCAGTGAAAGAGCCCACAGATCCACCAGCAGAAGATCAG GAGGCAAATAAGGAGGAATCTGGTGAAGCTGTTGCAGGTGAGGAACAAACCCCTGAGATCCTGAACACTGACCAATCACAGTCTCAGGAGGAGCACAGCGACACACAG gAGCCAGACGTCCCATCTGAAGAGAACAAAGCTGATCCTGAGAAGACAGAAGAAGACTCTGATGAGAGACAGATGGAAACACAGGACAAA GAATCAGGAAGACCTGAAGATACTGAAGATGCGTCAGGACCAGCAGCGAGACCTGAGGAACCGGACGACGGCGTCCAACCACAG GAGGAAGAGGATAAAGCCTAA
- the dydc2 gene encoding DPY30 domain containing 2 isoform X2, producing the protein MDSQYVSGTLAVCLSQGLAELLEQRPPDPIEFLALWILKYKHNQELQQQKLAYQRLLEEEQQRLQAESLHQKLLQDEETRIRAAQEQIQHEPESADESKLSPPDQGEDEQTDAAQDPGDQTESESVKEPTDPPAEDQEANKEESGEAVAGEEQTPEILNTDQSQSQEEHSDTQKEPDVPSEENKADPEKTEEDSDERQMETQDKESGRPEDTEDASGPAARPEEPDDGVQPQEEEDEA; encoded by the exons ATGGACTCGCAGTACGTGAGCGGGACTCTGGCGGTCTGTCTCTCTCAGGGACTCGCGGAGCTGCTCGAGCAGAGGCCGCCGGATCCCATCGAGTTCCTGGCGCTCTGGATCCTCAAATACAAGCACAACCAGGAGCTCCAGCAACAG AAATTAGCTTACCAGAGACTGTTAGAGGAGGAGCAGCAGCGGCTTCAAGCTGAAAGTCTCCATCAGAAACTCCTGCAGGACGAGGAGACGCGGATCAGAGCCGCACAGGAGCAGATCCAG CATGAACCTGAATCAGCAGACGAGAGCAAACTCAGTCCTCCAGATCAGGGTGAAGATGAG CAGACAGATGCTGCACAAGATCCTGGAGATCAGACGGAGTCAGAGTCAGTGAAAGAGCCCACAGATCCACCAGCAGAAGATCAG GAGGCAAATAAGGAGGAATCTGGTGAAGCTGTTGCAGGTGAGGAACAAACCCCTGAGATCCTGAACACTGACCAATCACAGTCTCAGGAGGAGCACAGCGACACACAG aaggAGCCAGACGTCCCATCTGAAGAGAACAAAGCTGATCCTGAGAAGACAGAAGAAGACTCTGATGAGAGACAGATGGAAACACAGGACAAA GAATCAGGAAGACCTGAAGATACTGAAGATGCGTCAGGACCAGCAGCGAGACCTGAGGAACCGGACGACGGCGTCCAACCACAG GAGGAAGAGGATGAAGCCTAA
- the selenou1b gene encoding selenoprotein U1b: MEPVTRTVSSLGLTVIEALRSFTELFLTQPLCATLSHLGETDLRTLDGDDRVFKARELWESSGAVIMAVRRPGUFLCREEASDLSSLKSQLDERGVALVAVVKENIGSEIHDFRPYFNGEIFLDQQRGFYGPQERWMGVSGILRAGVWMNGWRAYQSGYGGNVRGEGFVLGAVYVIGPGQQGILLEHREMEFGDKVNMSDVIQAIEQIKTDIKKA; the protein is encoded by the exons ATGGAGCCGGTGACCCGCACCGTCAGCTCTCTGGGTCTGACCGTCATCGAGGCGTTACGATCTTTCACTGAGCTGTTTCTCACACAGCCTCTGTGCGCAACGCTCTCTCATCTGGGTGAGACTGACCTCAGAACGCTGGACGGAG ATGATCGGGTGTTTAAGGCCAGAGAACTGTGGGAGAGTTCAGGAGCCGTAATCATGGCCGTGAGGAGACCGGGATGATTCCTGTGCAGAGAG gaGGCGTCTGATCTCTCCTCTCTGAAGTCTCAGTTAGACGAGCGTGGAGTGGCTCTGGTCGCTGTGGTCAAAGAGAACATCGGCTCAGAGATTCACGACTTCAGACCTTACTTTAACGGAGAGATCTTCCTCGATCAGCAG AGAGGGTTCTACGGGCCGCAGGAGCGCTGGATGGGCGTCTCGGGGATTCTGCGGGCTGGCGTTTGGATGAACGGTTGGAGGGCGTATCAGAGCGGATACGGGGGAAACGTGCGGGGTGAGGGCTTCGTCCTGGGTGCGGTTTATGTCATCGGACCGGGTCAACAG GGAATCCTACTGGAGCACAGAGAGATGGAGTTTGGAGACAAAGTCAACATGTCTGACGTCATTCAGGCTATTGAACAGATAAAAACTGATATTAAAAAAGCCTAA
- the uros gene encoding uroporphyrinogen-III synthase isoform X1 gives MYHNNAESCINSLTASHSAETPRDRVLKHINTAELVLKWFQMSANMKVLLLKEPRESETEADPYIKELSSCGHTAALIPVLSFKFVSLSDLTERLFQPERSGGLIFTSPRAVEAVKTCLESHRHRHKWDAVKDKWNEKSIYVVGKATASLVADLGLNPLGEDTGTADALALLILQRENQEILPLFFPCGSIKREVLPTALRKNNIPLETLTVYQTAEHPDLHKNITDYFTQQGVPASVAFFSPSGVTFCLDLVKRLSGSQLEQIKFASIGPTTADALQSHGLTVSCCAEKPTAKHLAAAITRALHTPDP, from the exons ATGTATCATAATAATGCGGAAAGCTGCATAAACTCACTCACTGCAA GTCATTCAGCAGAAACTCCTCGGGACAGAGTATTAAAGCACATTAACACTGCAGAACTGGTGTTGAAGTGGTTTCAGATGTCTGCAAACATGAAAGTGCTACTGCTGAAAGAGCCACGAGAGAGTGAAACTGAAGCAGACCCTTATATCAAG GAATTGTCCTCATGTGGACACACAGCTGCTTTGATCCCGGTTCTGTCTTTTAAATTTGTGTCTCTCAGTGACCTTACAGAGCGG CTCTTTCAGCCCGAGAGGTCTGGAGGTCTGATCTTCACCAGTCCCAGAGCCGTGGAGGCCGTCAAGACGTGTTTAGAGTctcacagacacagacaca AATGGGACGCAGTCAAAGACAAATGGAACGAAAAGTCCATTTATGTGGTTGGGAAAGCGACAGCGTCTTTAG TTGCAGATTTGGGTCTGAATCCGCTGGGTGAAGATACTGGAACCGCAGACGCTCTCGCTCTTCTCATCCTACAGA GAGAAAATCAAGAGATTCTGCCACTTTTCTTTCCCTGCGGCTCCATCAAACGTGAAGTTCTGCCAACCGCGCTCAGAAAGAACA ATATTCCTCTGGAGACTCTGACCGTCTATCAGACAGCTGAACATCCTGATCTGCACAAGAACATCACTGATTATTTCACTCAGCAG ggcGTCCCGGCGAGCGTTGCGTTCTTCAGTCCGTCCGGAGTGACGTTCTGTTTGGATTTGGTGAAAAGGCTCTCAGGATCTCAGCTGGAGCAGATAAAG TTTGCGTCAATTGGACCGACCACGGCAGACGCGCTGCAGTCGCACGGACTGACGGTCAGCTGCTGTGCTGAGAAACCCACAGCCAAACATCTGGCCGCTGCCATCACACGTGCCCTCCACACGCCTGACCCCTGA
- the uros gene encoding uroporphyrinogen-III synthase isoform X2: MSANMKVLLLKEPRESETEADPYIKELSSCGHTAALIPVLSFKFVSLSDLTERLFQPERSGGLIFTSPRAVEAVKTCLESHRHRHKWDAVKDKWNEKSIYVVGKATASLVADLGLNPLGEDTGTADALALLILQRENQEILPLFFPCGSIKREVLPTALRKNNIPLETLTVYQTAEHPDLHKNITDYFTQQGVPASVAFFSPSGVTFCLDLVKRLSGSQLEQIKFASIGPTTADALQSHGLTVSCCAEKPTAKHLAAAITRALHTPDP; encoded by the exons ATGTCTGCAAACATGAAAGTGCTACTGCTGAAAGAGCCACGAGAGAGTGAAACTGAAGCAGACCCTTATATCAAG GAATTGTCCTCATGTGGACACACAGCTGCTTTGATCCCGGTTCTGTCTTTTAAATTTGTGTCTCTCAGTGACCTTACAGAGCGG CTCTTTCAGCCCGAGAGGTCTGGAGGTCTGATCTTCACCAGTCCCAGAGCCGTGGAGGCCGTCAAGACGTGTTTAGAGTctcacagacacagacaca AATGGGACGCAGTCAAAGACAAATGGAACGAAAAGTCCATTTATGTGGTTGGGAAAGCGACAGCGTCTTTAG TTGCAGATTTGGGTCTGAATCCGCTGGGTGAAGATACTGGAACCGCAGACGCTCTCGCTCTTCTCATCCTACAGA GAGAAAATCAAGAGATTCTGCCACTTTTCTTTCCCTGCGGCTCCATCAAACGTGAAGTTCTGCCAACCGCGCTCAGAAAGAACA ATATTCCTCTGGAGACTCTGACCGTCTATCAGACAGCTGAACATCCTGATCTGCACAAGAACATCACTGATTATTTCACTCAGCAG ggcGTCCCGGCGAGCGTTGCGTTCTTCAGTCCGTCCGGAGTGACGTTCTGTTTGGATTTGGTGAAAAGGCTCTCAGGATCTCAGCTGGAGCAGATAAAG TTTGCGTCAATTGGACCGACCACGGCAGACGCGCTGCAGTCGCACGGACTGACGGTCAGCTGCTGTGCTGAGAAACCCACAGCCAAACATCTGGCCGCTGCCATCACACGTGCCCTCCACACGCCTGACCCCTGA